In a single window of the Arachis hypogaea cultivar Tifrunner chromosome 6, arahy.Tifrunner.gnm2.J5K5, whole genome shotgun sequence genome:
- the LOC112696417 gene encoding L-ascorbate oxidase homolog — translation MTLVEVEGTHTLQTTYSSLDVHVGQSYSVLVTADQPPRDYYIVVSTRFTTTVLTTTGILRYSNSAGPVQGPPPGGPTTQIDWSLNQARSIRTNLTASGPRPNPQGSYHYGLINLTRTIVVSSSAGQVNGKQRYAINSVSYVAPDTPLKVANFFKIPGVFRVGSISDRPSGSAIYLDTSVMQTDYRTFVEIVFQNDEDIIQTYHLDGYSFFVVGMDGGTWTAGSRNEYNLRDAVSRCTTQVYPKSWTAIYVALDNVGMWNLRSEFWARQYLGQQFYMRVYTTSTSLRDEYPIPKNALLCGKASGRHTRPL, via the exons ATGACCCTGGTGGAAGTGGAAGGAACCCACACCCTTCAGACCACATACTCCTCTCTCGATGTCCACGTTGGTCAATCCTACTCCGTCCTAGTCACCGCCGATCAACCTCCCCGGGACTACTACATCGTGGTTTCCACTCGCTTCACCACCACAGTCCTCACCACCACCGGAATTCTTCGCTACAGCAACTCAGCAGGGCCAGTGCAGGGCCCGCCACCTGGGGGACCCACCACCCAGATTGACTGGTCGTTGAACCAGGCCCGGTCCATCAGGACGAACCTGACAGCAAGTGGACCAAGGCCCAACCCGCAAGGGTCGTACCACTACGGTCTCATAAACCTGACGAGAACAATCGTGGTGTCGAGCTCAGCCGGGCAGGTGAATGGGAAGCAGAGATACGCCATTAACAGCGTGTCTTACGTTGCACCCGacactcctctcaaggtggcCAACTTCTTCAAGATCCCCGGCGTCTTCCGCGTGGGGAGCATATCCGACAGGCCCAGCGGCTCTGCCATCTACCTTGACACGTCTGTCATGCAGACTGACTACAGAACTTTTGTGGAGATTGTCTTCCAGAACGACGAGGACATCATCCAGACCTATCATCTTGATGGCTACTCTTTCTTTGTTGTTGG TATGGATGGAGGAACATGGACAGCTGGTAGCAGGAACGAGTACAATCTTCGAGACGCAGTTTCGCGATGCACGACGCAGGTATATCCAAAGTCATGGACAGCAATATATGTGGCGTTGGACAACGTGGGAATGTGGAACTTGAGATCTGAATTCTGGGCAAGGCAATACCTGGGCCAACAATTCTATATGAGAGTGTACACAACATCCACTTCCCTCAGAGATGAATACCCTATTCCCAAGAATGCTCTTCTCTGTGGAAAGGCCTCTGGCCGACACACCCGACCCCTCTAA
- the LOC112696416 gene encoding uncharacterized protein, whose translation MGSLPLPLNQYSYPNARRDNSVVDDFHGITIPDPYRWLENPDAQEVKDFVHSQLQLTDSVLESCAARPNLRHKLTNLFDHPRYTVPFRRSHNTYFYFHNSGLQPHNVLYMQNGFHAGAQPHLLLDPNALSPDGSVSLTAVSVSQHADFLAYGLSSSGTDWVTINIMRIQDKHLLPHTLSWVKFSSISWTHDTKGFFYSRYPAPKEGQLVDAGTETNTNLYHELYYHFLGTDQSQDILCWRDPQNPEYRFRASVSDDGRYIIMYIEQGCDPVNKLYYCDMSELTNGLQGFGNKQEEEDPHAHATMLPFVKLVDTFDAQFQYVANDDTVFTFLTNKNAPKYKLVRVDLKEPINSWFDVIHESERDVLESACAVNGNQVIVSYLSDVKYVVQVRDLETGCLQHLLPIDIGTVNGISARRQDSIFFFGFSSFLSPGIVYQCDLGTQAPVIKIFREIVVPGFDRSQFHANQVFVASKDGTKIPMFIVARKDISLDGSHPCLLYGYGGFNVSVTPCFSVSRIVLARHLGCVLSIANIRGGGEYGEEWHKAGSLAKKQNCFDDFISAAEYLVSVGYTQPAKLCIEGGSNGGLLVAACINQRPDLFGCALAHVGVMDMLRFHKFTIGHAWTSEFGCSEKEEEFHWLIKYSPLHNVRRPWEEFGGGSIQYPSTMLLTADHDDRVVPLHSLKLLATMQYVLSTSMKQSPQTNPIIARIECKAGHGAGRSMQKIIEEAADRYGFMAKVLEAHWIE comes from the exons ATGGGATCGCTCCCGCTCCCACTCAACCAATATTCATATCCCAATGCTCGCAGGGACAACTCAGTTGTTGACGATTTTCACGGCATTACCATTCCTGATCCTTACAGATG gcTTGAGAATCCTGATGCCCAAGAAGTGAAGGACTTCGTGCACAGCCAGCTTCAGCTAACGGATTCTGTACTGGAGAGCTGCGCTGCACGTCCCAACCTCCGCCACAAACTCACCAACCTCTTCGACCATCCTCGCTACACTGTACCTTTCAGGCGATCGCACAACACCTATTTCTACTTCCACAACTCTGGCCTTCAGCCACACAATGTTCTCTACATGCAGAATGGCTTCCACGCCGGGGCTCAACCGCACCTTCTGCTTGACCCCAATGCACTCAGCCCAGATGGATCCGTCTCCCTCACTGCTGTATCCGTAAGCCAACATGCTGACTTCTTGGCTTATGGCCTTAGTTCTAGCGGCACCGATTGGGTCACTATCAACATAATGCGTATCCAAGACAAGCATCTCCTCCCACATACTTTATCCTGG GTGAAATTTTCTTCTATTAGTTGGACGCATGACACCAAAGGTTTCTTCTATAGCCGCTATCCAGCTCCCAA GGAGGGACAACTGGTAGATGCTGGCACTGAGACAAACACTAACCTTTACCATGAACTCTATTATCATTTTCTGGGTACTGATCAGTCACAAGATATTTTGTGCTGGAGAGATCCCCAGAACCCTGAATATCGGTTTAGAGCAAGTGTTAGTGATGATGGCAGGTATATTATCATGTATATTGAACAAGGTTGCGACCCAGTGAATAAACTTTACTACTGTGACATGTCCGAACTTACGAATGGGCTGCAGGGTTTTGGGAATAAACAGGAAGAAGAAGATCCTCATGCTCATGCTACTATGCTCCCATTTGTAAAGCTTGTTGACACGTTTGATGCACAGTTTCAATACGTTGCCAATGATGACACTGTATTCACATTCTTAACAAACAAAAATGCTCCCAAATATAAACTAGTCCGAGTGGATTTGAAAGAACCTATTAATTCTTGGTTCGATGTTATCCACGAGTCAGAGAGGGATGTTCTTGAATCAGCATGCGCTGTGAACGGCAACCAAGTAATCGTAAGCTACTTGAGTGATGTCAAGTACGTTGTGCAAGTAAGAGACTTGGAAACAGGTTGCTTGCAGCATCTTTTACCAATTGACATTGGCACCGTTAATGGAATCTCTGCACGCCGTCAAGACAGTATCTTTTTCTTTGGCTTCTCCAGCTTCCTGAGTCCTGGTATCGTATATCAGTGCGACCTGGGAACACAAGCTCCTGTTATCAAGATATTCCGCGAGATTGTAGTTCCTGGTTTTGATCGCTCTCAGTTTCATGCCAATCAGGTGTTTGTTGCTAGTAAAGATGGTACCAAGATTCCAATGTTCATTGTTGCAAGAAAGGACATTAGTTTGGATGGTTCACACCCCTGTTTGCTATACGGGTATGGTGGTTTTAACGTGAGTGTCACACCGTGTTTCAGTGTGAGCCGCATTGTGCTTGCAAGACACTTGGGTTGTGTTTTGTCCATAGCGAACATTCGAGGTGGTGGGGAGTATGGGGAGGAATGGCACAAAGCAGGATCCCTTGCAAAGAAGCAGAATTGTTTCGATGACTTCATCTCTGCAGCCGAATACCTTGTATCCGTAGGGTATACCCAGCCCGCAAAGTTGTGTATTGAAGGCGGAAGCAACGGCGGACTTCTTGTTGCTGCTTGCATAAATCAG AGACCTGATCTTTTTGGTTGTGCACTGGCTCATGTTGGTGTTATGGACATGCTACGATTCCACAAGTTCACCATAG GTCATGCTTGGACTTCAGAGTTTGGTTGTTCAGAAAAGGAGGAGGAGTTTCATTGGCTAATCAA ATACTCACCGTTGCACAATGTACGAAGACCCTGGGAAGAGTTTGGTGGTGGGTCAATCCAGTACCCATCAACGATGTTATTGACGGCTGATCATGATGATCGCGTTGTGCCACTCCACTCATTGAAGTTATTGGCG ACGATGCAGTATGTTCTGAGTACTAGTATGAAGCAAAGTCCTCAAACAAACCCTATAATTGCTCGCATCGAATGTAAGGCCGGACATGGAGCTGGGCGTTCCATGCAGAAAATA ATTGAGGAGGCTGCTGACAGGTACGGATTTATGGCTAAAGTGTTAGAAGCCCACTGGATTGAATAG